Proteins encoded within one genomic window of Leptolyngbya sp. 'hensonii':
- a CDS encoding zinc-dependent metalloprotease translates to MKRLSLVVAFLLGLCLVLLPIGIDQWSASQAPAVAAQKRPVAKVPSRKKPVVPVGDRTPKKPVQPKKEVVPPGQQPFAQTIRGLKKQEGLFTVYQNLKTNKLLVEIKPEQLNVNFLWTTTLESGIGERGIYSGLPISDFLFYFRRVNNSLQLTVRNVNFRVRPGDPLQRSINRSFSDSVLYALPIRSTHPQRKTLLVDLSAVLLSDFPGLSPDLSRLLGASYTVDPSKSYLGQARAFPLNVELESIYNFSSSGGGRAVETLPDSRALTLRVRYSLSHLPQQNDYQPRLADDRVGYFITAYQDFSNDNRREPFVRYINRWHLEKQDPTAPLSPPKKPIKFWIENTVPLEYRESVRDGILMWNKAFEKIGFQDAIVVEQMPDDATWDPADIRYNTIRWFNSLDATFAMGPSRVNPLTGQILDADIIVDASFIRFIKQEAQIFAEGGGNQENNTLPQLVQNGAMCSYRPIPPRLLPATAPTPEVTQPSFLRKAAEDYDLCYSTDMLRHFATGSLGVAFLGNVSPSSRDMQEYLQQFLKSLIAHEVGHTLGLRHNFHASAMLKPEELNDRQITRTRGLVSSVMDYVPPNLAPKGTKQGDYYTTVVGPYDEWAIEYGYRPIEGATVPQAELRTLEKIAQRAPEPDLAYATDEDLFSFLDPDVNLFDLSGDMVTYSRWQMENAREMWNRLEKRYPIRGESYTEARNVFDTILFQYFNYATALPQYIGGQSFSRSHAGDPEGRLPFQPVPLAQQRQALTVIQKYVFDETAFRFSPDLLNKLAPSRWRHWGSDIPLFRLDYPIYERVFMLQRFVLADLFSRDRLARLRDSELKARPGETLTLPELFDTLQTDIWREVVQPGEAPLQLSSLRRALQREYLETLSDMVLRAYTVPDDARTLAYYHLKRLQDNLSRSLKRSDLDIYTRAHFEESRDRITKTLNAELKTR, encoded by the coding sequence ATGAAAAGGTTATCGCTGGTTGTGGCGTTTCTGCTGGGATTGTGTCTGGTCCTACTGCCGATCGGAATCGATCAATGGAGCGCTTCCCAGGCTCCAGCAGTGGCAGCCCAAAAACGGCCCGTTGCCAAAGTTCCCTCGCGCAAGAAACCAGTTGTGCCGGTGGGCGATCGTACCCCTAAAAAGCCAGTTCAACCGAAGAAGGAAGTCGTGCCTCCCGGTCAGCAGCCCTTTGCTCAAACGATTCGGGGGCTGAAGAAGCAGGAGGGGCTGTTCACGGTTTACCAGAATTTGAAGACGAACAAGCTCCTGGTGGAAATTAAGCCAGAACAACTAAACGTCAACTTCCTCTGGACGACGACCCTGGAATCGGGAATTGGGGAACGGGGCATTTACAGTGGTCTGCCGATCAGTGATTTCCTGTTTTACTTCCGGCGGGTGAATAACTCCCTACAACTGACGGTCCGGAATGTGAACTTCCGGGTACGTCCGGGAGATCCCCTGCAGCGATCGATCAATCGCTCCTTCAGCGATTCCGTCCTCTATGCCCTGCCGATCCGCAGTACCCATCCCCAGCGCAAAACCCTGCTGGTGGACCTTTCTGCCGTGCTGTTGAGTGACTTTCCTGGCCTCTCCCCCGATCTTTCCCGCTTGCTGGGTGCCTCCTACACGGTGGATCCCAGCAAATCCTATTTGGGGCAAGCCAGGGCGTTTCCGCTCAATGTGGAACTGGAATCGATTTATAACTTTTCGTCCTCTGGGGGTGGTCGAGCAGTGGAGACCCTGCCGGACAGTCGGGCTTTGACTTTGCGGGTGCGGTATAGCCTGTCCCATCTGCCGCAGCAGAATGATTATCAGCCACGGCTGGCAGACGATCGGGTTGGTTATTTCATTACCGCTTACCAGGATTTCTCCAACGATAACCGACGGGAACCTTTTGTACGCTACATCAACCGCTGGCATCTGGAAAAGCAAGACCCAACGGCACCCCTCTCCCCGCCTAAGAAGCCGATCAAATTCTGGATTGAGAATACCGTACCGCTGGAATACCGGGAATCGGTGCGGGATGGCATTCTCATGTGGAACAAGGCTTTTGAAAAAATTGGGTTTCAAGATGCGATCGTCGTAGAGCAGATGCCCGATGATGCGACCTGGGATCCGGCAGATATTCGCTACAACACGATTCGCTGGTTTAACTCCCTGGATGCCACCTTCGCGATGGGACCGTCCCGGGTCAACCCCCTGACTGGACAAATTCTGGATGCCGATATCATTGTGGATGCCAGCTTTATCCGGTTTATTAAACAGGAAGCCCAGATTTTTGCCGAAGGAGGGGGGAATCAGGAAAACAACACCCTGCCTCAACTGGTGCAAAATGGGGCCATGTGCAGCTATCGTCCGATTCCTCCTCGTCTGCTTCCGGCAACCGCCCCAACTCCAGAGGTGACACAGCCTTCCTTCCTGCGGAAAGCCGCTGAGGATTATGACCTCTGTTACAGCACGGATATGCTCCGGCACTTCGCGACGGGTTCTCTGGGGGTGGCTTTCCTGGGAAATGTGTCGCCCAGCAGTAGGGACATGCAAGAGTACCTGCAGCAGTTTCTCAAGTCTCTGATTGCTCATGAGGTAGGCCACACTCTGGGACTGCGACACAATTTCCATGCCAGTGCCATGCTGAAACCGGAGGAGCTGAACGATCGTCAGATTACCCGTACCAGGGGGCTGGTCAGCTCGGTGATGGACTATGTGCCCCCGAACCTGGCCCCGAAAGGGACCAAGCAAGGGGACTACTACACCACGGTTGTCGGCCCCTATGATGAATGGGCGATCGAGTATGGCTACCGCCCGATCGAGGGCGCAACGGTACCCCAGGCTGAACTACGGACGCTGGAGAAAATTGCCCAGCGTGCCCCGGAGCCGGATCTGGCCTATGCAACGGACGAGGATTTGTTTTCGTTTCTGGATCCGGATGTGAACCTGTTTGATCTGAGTGGAGATATGGTGACCTATTCTCGCTGGCAGATGGAGAATGCACGGGAGATGTGGAACCGCCTGGAGAAACGCTATCCGATTCGAGGAGAGAGCTATACCGAAGCAAGGAATGTCTTTGACACCATTCTGTTCCAGTACTTCAATTACGCTACGGCGTTGCCCCAGTACATCGGAGGCCAATCCTTTAGCCGCAGTCATGCCGGTGATCCCGAGGGTCGGCTACCATTTCAGCCTGTGCCCTTGGCACAACAACGGCAAGCCCTGACAGTGATCCAGAAATATGTCTTTGATGAAACGGCCTTTCGCTTCTCTCCAGATCTGTTGAATAAGCTGGCACCCTCCCGCTGGCGGCACTGGGGGAGTGATATTCCCCTTTTCAGGCTGGATTACCCCATCTACGAGCGGGTCTTCATGCTACAGCGTTTTGTTCTGGCTGATCTGTTCTCCCGCGATCGGCTGGCTCGCCTGCGGGACAGTGAGCTGAAAGCCAGACCAGGGGAAACCTTGACCCTGCCAGAACTGTTTGATACCCTGCAAACCGACATCTGGCGAGAAGTGGTGCAACCGGGGGAGGCTCCGCTACAACTCTCCAGCCTGCGGCGGGCTCTACAGCGGGAGTATCTGGAAACCTTGAGCGACATGGTGTTGCGGGCCTATACGGTTCCGGATGATGCCCGCACCCTGGCCTACTACCACCTGAAGCGCTTGCAGGATAATCTCAGCCGCAGCCTCAAACGTTCAGATCTGGATATTTACACTCGAGCCCACTTCGAGGAGAGCCGCGATCGGATTACTAAAACCCTGAATGCCGAGTTGAAAACTCGTTGA
- a CDS encoding ABC transporter substrate-binding protein has product MDKRIIFEFREGSFGQGFAVRLRLVEEGRSVAEISGSLPPDSAIPNLFEQWQSTYQRHDHARRLTAQPIVTNIDIHEYHRACNAAAHTLQQRFNLWLGQLQPPRMRDTILRQVKESEPVRVIVQTQHALLRRLPWHSWDLFEHNYRHAEIALSTENFDRRPLQPFKGKVRILAILGNSDDIDVEADRKILEHLPGAEAVFLVEPTRQQFNEALWDERGWQILFFAGHSASDGTGEIGHLQINRTEQLTIPDLRHALRHAIDRGLQLAMFNSCDGLGLAHNLADLHLPQMIVMREPVPDRVAQEFLKYFLTAFSRGSALSVAMRQAREQLQGLEGHYPCATWLPILCQNPTVEIPLTWPRRLSGRTLGYLAAGAAGIAILAGLTFCGKPFPVVQNKPPTLIIPPTPLAQDLDRRFSLGERVLVTANQTSEKLAATEAFGKQDYATTIAKLKLSLQAEHNDPEALIYLNNAQAAERGKYYRVAVTTPIGGNRGVALEILRGVAQAQDEVNRRGGLDGHLLQVQIVNDDNNPALAAQAIAPRLIEDPAILAVIGHNASEVSLQAAPVYQKGGLVMMSPTSGAKELSGLGDYIFRTVPSVKIDAANLSRYALKTARKTKFAACVDSLSPYSTSIQQEFFEAVLQDGGLVSKVPCDLSDPTFNPETFLSQAIADGADGLLLTPSVERVNQGIELAKRAKGRMALFGGSTIYMFQTLNLCRADCNGMVLAIVWHPSDAPSQSYVTQATKLWGGAGNWRTAMAYDATMAIVKALETSSTRIQLQRALRDPNFVTTGASGRIQFLPSGDRKREPGVGILVQIRPDPKSPIGYNFVPIQP; this is encoded by the coding sequence ATGGATAAGCGGATCATCTTTGAATTTCGAGAGGGGAGCTTTGGGCAGGGGTTTGCCGTTAGACTCCGGCTGGTGGAGGAGGGCCGCTCCGTGGCCGAAATTTCCGGTAGCCTACCCCCAGACTCAGCCATACCTAACCTATTTGAGCAGTGGCAATCGACGTATCAACGCCATGATCATGCCCGCCGTCTCACTGCTCAGCCCATTGTGACCAATATCGACATTCACGAGTATCACAGAGCCTGCAACGCTGCAGCTCACACCTTACAGCAACGCTTCAATCTCTGGCTGGGCCAGCTCCAGCCTCCCCGGATGCGGGATACCATCCTCCGCCAGGTAAAAGAGTCGGAGCCGGTGCGGGTGATTGTGCAAACCCAGCATGCCCTATTGCGACGTCTGCCCTGGCATAGCTGGGATTTGTTTGAGCACAATTACCGTCATGCTGAAATTGCCCTGAGTACAGAGAATTTTGACCGTCGTCCGCTCCAACCCTTCAAGGGAAAGGTCCGGATTCTGGCAATTCTGGGGAACAGTGATGATATTGATGTGGAGGCCGATCGCAAAATTCTGGAGCACCTGCCCGGTGCTGAGGCGGTGTTTCTGGTCGAACCCACCCGGCAACAGTTTAATGAAGCATTGTGGGATGAACGGGGCTGGCAGATCCTGTTTTTTGCCGGACACAGCGCCAGTGATGGGACTGGGGAAATAGGACATCTCCAGATTAACCGGACGGAGCAACTGACCATTCCTGATCTGCGTCATGCCCTCAGACATGCGATCGATCGGGGATTACAACTGGCAATGTTTAACTCCTGCGATGGGCTGGGCTTAGCCCACAATCTGGCCGATCTGCACCTGCCCCAGATGATCGTGATGCGGGAGCCAGTGCCCGATCGAGTGGCTCAGGAATTTCTCAAGTATTTTCTCACTGCTTTTTCTAGAGGCAGCGCCCTATCGGTGGCGATGCGTCAGGCGAGGGAGCAGTTACAGGGGCTGGAAGGACATTACCCCTGTGCGACCTGGCTGCCCATCCTCTGCCAGAATCCGACGGTGGAAATCCCCCTCACCTGGCCCAGAAGACTGTCTGGCAGAACCCTGGGCTATCTGGCGGCAGGAGCGGCAGGGATTGCCATCCTGGCTGGCCTGACATTTTGCGGCAAGCCCTTTCCGGTGGTGCAGAACAAGCCGCCGACTTTAATAATCCCCCCAACTCCTTTGGCCCAAGATCTGGATCGTCGCTTTAGCCTGGGAGAACGGGTTCTGGTCACGGCCAATCAGACTTCGGAAAAACTGGCAGCGACGGAAGCATTCGGTAAGCAGGATTATGCAACGACGATCGCCAAGCTCAAGCTCTCCCTCCAGGCTGAGCATAATGATCCAGAGGCCCTCATCTACCTCAACAATGCCCAGGCTGCAGAGCGGGGCAAGTACTATCGTGTGGCCGTGACCACGCCGATCGGGGGCAACCGAGGTGTGGCCCTGGAGATCCTGCGGGGGGTGGCCCAGGCCCAGGACGAGGTGAATCGTCGGGGTGGCCTGGATGGTCATCTGTTGCAGGTGCAGATTGTCAACGATGATAATAATCCAGCGTTAGCCGCTCAGGCTATTGCCCCCAGATTGATTGAAGACCCAGCTATCCTGGCGGTGATTGGCCACAATGCCAGTGAGGTCTCGCTTCAGGCTGCGCCGGTCTATCAAAAAGGGGGACTGGTGATGATGTCCCCCACCAGTGGGGCGAAAGAACTCTCTGGCCTGGGAGACTATATTTTCCGCACCGTGCCTTCGGTCAAAATTGATGCCGCTAATCTCTCACGCTATGCCCTGAAAACAGCACGAAAAACCAAGTTTGCGGCCTGTGTCGATTCCCTCTCGCCCTACAGCACCTCGATTCAACAAGAGTTTTTCGAGGCGGTGTTGCAGGATGGGGGCCTGGTCAGTAAAGTACCCTGTGATCTGTCCGATCCAACCTTTAATCCGGAAACGTTCCTGTCCCAGGCGATCGCTGATGGGGCGGATGGTCTCCTGCTGACGCCGTCAGTGGAGCGGGTGAACCAGGGGATTGAACTGGCCAAGCGGGCTAAGGGACGGATGGCCCTGTTTGGCGGTTCGACCATCTACATGTTTCAAACCCTGAATCTCTGTCGGGCGGATTGCAATGGCATGGTGCTGGCAATAGTTTGGCATCCCAGCGATGCCCCGTCCCAGTCCTATGTAACCCAGGCAACAAAATTATGGGGCGGAGCCGGGAACTGGCGCACAGCGATGGCCTATGATGCCACGATGGCGATCGTGAAAGCACTGGAAACCAGCTCCACCCGCATTCAGTTGCAACGGGCCTTGCGAGATCCCAACTTTGTCACTACAGGGGCCAGTGGTCGGATTCAGTTTCTGCCATCGGGCGATCGCAAGCGGGAACCGGGCGTGGGCATTCTGGTCCAGATTCGCCCTGACCCAAAATCCCCGATCGGCTATAACTTTGTCCCAATCCAGCCATAG
- a CDS encoding MerR family transcriptional regulator codes for MATLKQFSELNPSWSLDEFVQTLNTLLPQFLPAQKAHSRVREEVTPRLVRYYAAQGLLDEALKEGREARYTYRHLLQMLVVRRLLTEGYGASAINTLTTARSNAELEALLEGGMQLTVTTANPALAYLQEIQQRQGMPAPQVLAVPAQPSSQISLPTNRWIRLEVLPGLEVHVREDFTIPTSPQEQQNLLQHILQKLSTLIQKRRPSR; via the coding sequence ATGGCAACGTTAAAGCAATTTTCAGAACTCAATCCCTCCTGGTCACTGGACGAATTTGTGCAGACGTTAAACACGCTCCTGCCCCAATTTCTGCCTGCCCAAAAAGCCCATTCTCGGGTGCGAGAAGAGGTGACTCCCCGTCTGGTCCGCTATTACGCTGCCCAGGGATTGCTCGACGAAGCTTTGAAAGAAGGACGGGAAGCCCGCTATACCTACCGTCATCTCCTACAGATGCTGGTGGTTCGGAGGCTGTTGACGGAAGGATATGGGGCCAGTGCCATCAATACCCTGACAACTGCCAGGAGTAATGCGGAACTAGAAGCCCTTTTGGAAGGGGGGATGCAACTGACGGTGACTACGGCCAATCCTGCCTTAGCTTATCTCCAAGAGATTCAGCAGAGACAGGGGATGCCTGCTCCCCAAGTACTTGCTGTTCCTGCCCAGCCTTCTTCCCAGATCTCCTTGCCTACTAATCGATGGATCCGGCTGGAAGTGTTGCCGGGTCTGGAGGTGCATGTGCGGGAAGATTTCACGATTCCCACCAGTCCACAAGAGCAGCAAAACCTGCTGCAACACATTCTGCAAAAACTCTCTACTCTGATTCAAAAGCGGAGGCCATCCCGATGA
- a CDS encoding peptidoglycan-binding protein — protein MELLAYQHAALLYEAYVSELHRRSSNGKKPVSKKRRGKPRSQSLSRSTASKTLHSLLLSLALMVGFSQNTLAALSRGSRGPAVTALQLNLKNAGYDPGRIDGVFGSGTERAVRRFQRDRGLPSDGIVGRQTEAVLTGGSSSSGGTSGSSRPPSGISSSRTRELQRLLANQRCYSGPIDGIYGPQTNAAVIRAQRAYGLVEDGVPGPATLAALRGSRCRCL, from the coding sequence ATGGAATTACTGGCATACCAGCATGCAGCCTTGCTGTACGAGGCTTATGTGTCTGAACTGCATCGTCGTTCGAGCAATGGCAAAAAGCCTGTCAGTAAAAAGCGGCGGGGGAAGCCACGATCGCAGTCACTTTCCCGGTCAACCGCCTCAAAGACGCTACATTCCCTCCTTCTTTCCCTGGCTCTGATGGTGGGGTTCTCCCAAAATACTCTGGCCGCCCTCAGTCGGGGCAGTCGGGGACCGGCGGTAACGGCACTGCAATTGAACCTGAAGAATGCGGGCTACGATCCAGGTCGTATTGACGGCGTTTTTGGCTCTGGAACTGAGCGGGCTGTCCGGCGATTTCAGCGTGATCGGGGCCTGCCCTCTGACGGCATCGTGGGTCGGCAGACAGAAGCAGTTCTGACCGGTGGGAGTAGCAGCAGTGGAGGCACGAGCGGTAGTTCCCGACCCCCCTCAGGAATTTCGTCCAGCCGCACCCGAGAACTCCAGCGACTCCTTGCCAACCAGAGGTGTTATAGTGGGCCGATCGATGGGATTTATGGCCCCCAAACCAATGCTGCAGTTATCCGGGCACAAAGGGCGTATGGGCTGGTTGAAGATGGAGTTCCTGGCCCAGCAACCCTGGCCGCCCTGCGGGGTTCTCGCTGTCGCTGCCTATAA
- a CDS encoding DUF1822 family protein: MMQSIDSPLGSIAIPLTQTNRQMAERFASQQPTPEKAAQAHRNLLAVLAVNTYLEMLGIATNLQGSYSWNPIGQLAADIADLKLPGKGHLECRPIAPDELHCSIPAEVWKDRIGYVVVRMAETHREATLLGFVPTVGERSRLPLSQLQSLDQFLEYLHQPFPVLTRLHQWFDQVFEIDWQAMEEVLTPTQTSLALRFRGTSLEPAPEFPEGAIRRARVFNLDIQLAGDLRDSTVHQVALVVELAPEPDGQINILLQVHPIATPHLPPDLRLIILNPAEQVLWEVKSRSSDNIIQWKLQGESGEPFKVRIALGDASVTEQFVI, translated from the coding sequence ATGATGCAATCCATCGATAGTCCCTTGGGATCGATCGCCATCCCATTGACCCAAACCAATCGCCAGATGGCAGAAAGGTTTGCCTCTCAACAACCGACACCGGAGAAAGCAGCTCAGGCCCACCGGAATCTCCTGGCTGTTCTGGCCGTCAACACCTACCTGGAGATGCTGGGGATCGCCACCAATCTCCAGGGAAGTTATAGCTGGAATCCCATCGGACAACTGGCAGCCGATATTGCCGATTTGAAGTTACCCGGAAAAGGCCATCTGGAATGCCGTCCGATCGCACCCGACGAGTTGCACTGTTCAATTCCCGCCGAGGTCTGGAAAGACCGCATCGGCTATGTCGTAGTCCGAATGGCAGAGACCCATCGGGAGGCGACCCTGCTGGGCTTTGTTCCAACTGTGGGGGAACGATCGCGCCTGCCCCTGAGTCAGTTGCAATCCCTAGATCAGTTTTTGGAATATCTGCACCAACCCTTTCCGGTCCTGACCCGTCTGCATCAATGGTTTGACCAGGTGTTTGAGATCGACTGGCAGGCAATGGAAGAGGTGCTAACGCCTACTCAAACCTCCCTGGCGTTGCGATTCAGAGGCACCTCGCTAGAGCCAGCCCCCGAATTTCCAGAGGGAGCGATCAGACGCGCCAGGGTGTTTAATCTGGACATCCAACTGGCTGGTGATCTGAGGGACAGTACAGTCCACCAGGTTGCGCTCGTCGTGGAACTGGCCCCAGAACCAGATGGACAAATCAACATTCTGCTGCAAGTCCATCCGATCGCAACACCCCACCTGCCCCCTGACCTGCGGTTGATTATTCTAAATCCTGCAGAGCAGGTTCTGTGGGAGGTAAAATCCCGTAGTTCAGATAATATTATTCAATGGAAGTTGCAAGGCGAATCTGGGGAGCCATTCAAAGTTCGGATTGCTTTGGGAGACGCAAGCGTGACTGAGCAGTTTGTGATTTAG
- a CDS encoding Uma2 family endonuclease encodes MVRSYSPQTQPNQGRNQPPLQSGDRLTRPEFERRYAASPHIKKAELIEGIVYVASPLRHEQHGKPHSRVMTWLGVYQAMATGVDLSDAPTVRLDLDNEPQPDAVLFIEANAGGQTRISPDGYIEGSPELIVEIATSSAAIDRGSKKQVYRRNGVLEYVIWQSYENQLEWFWLTDGEYQLLSPDVDGILRSRAFPGLWLAVEALLSNQMARVLAMLQEGLQSPEHEAFGECLRRG; translated from the coding sequence ATGGTTCGTTCATATTCACCTCAGACGCAACCCAATCAAGGGCGGAACCAGCCTCCCCTGCAAAGTGGAGATCGTTTAACCCGCCCTGAATTTGAGCGACGATACGCCGCATCTCCCCACATTAAAAAAGCAGAACTGATCGAAGGAATTGTTTACGTGGCATCCCCCTTACGGCATGAGCAGCACGGCAAACCCCACAGTCGAGTCATGACATGGCTGGGAGTCTACCAAGCAATGGCGACCGGTGTGGATTTGAGCGATGCGCCAACGGTCAGGCTAGATTTAGACAATGAGCCGCAACCCGATGCCGTGCTGTTTATTGAAGCAAATGCGGGTGGACAGACCCGTATCAGTCCTGATGGCTATATTGAAGGATCGCCAGAATTAATTGTGGAAATTGCCACCAGTAGTGCCGCGATTGATAGGGGCAGCAAGAAACAGGTGTATCGCCGCAATGGGGTGTTGGAGTACGTGATCTGGCAGTCTTACGAGAATCAACTGGAGTGGTTTTGGCTGACGGATGGAGAGTATCAGTTGCTGTCTCCTGATGTTGATGGCATCCTTCGCAGTCGGGCATTTCCGGGCTTGTGGCTGGCGGTGGAAGCGTTGTTGAGCAATCAGATGGCACGGGTGCTAGCGATGTTGCAGGAAGGGTTGCAGTCTCCGGAGCATGAGGCGTTTGGGGAGTGTTTGAGGAGAGGGTAG
- a CDS encoding macro domain-containing protein — protein sequence MNAPTIQFIPLREVVSTTTSATLDVLVKIVPPDLDRTLKRPPLNLGLVIDRSGSMQAANKINFARAAACYAVEQLLPHDRVSVTIYDDRVETLVPNSLVLHKALIMKQIRQIKPRNMTALHAGWVEGGVQVSQHLKPEQMNRIILLSDGLANVGETNPDVIASDVRGLAQRGVSTTTMGVGNDYNEDLLEGMAVSGDGNYYYIESAEQLPDIFEIELQGLVATVGRAVTLSVEPLGRVELLDVLNDLDVDRHGYLKLPNLLLGNPFNLVLRLKVPPQSASSSIDLCGFSLSWDDPALPERQMLRAMLQLPAVSAAELDEFPFNLEVRRYTALLMSARAKREAVQRLDEGNYGAVSDLFVATRSQLSEVPSSPEIEQELQSLDALEADLQAQDYGRLRKSSHYEAMSRGSVSSEEQLQHYYAQKLGAIDKKQKDLNHRILVVQGDIIYQQVDAIVNTTDANLTGTGNEVAAAIHRAAGPALEEACRLLKGCKIGEAKLTKGYNLPVHHILHTVAPLWQGGGQGEEKLLAQCYRSCLELAAQNNCQSIAFPAIGCGALGFPAEIATQVAFAVVTDFLKTHSLPDRVVFVCFDSGIYASYLARS from the coding sequence ATGAATGCTCCCACCATCCAATTCATTCCCCTGCGTGAGGTTGTCAGCACCACCACATCAGCCACGCTGGACGTGCTGGTTAAGATTGTGCCCCCTGACCTGGACAGAACGCTGAAACGGCCTCCCCTCAATCTGGGCCTGGTGATTGACCGTTCCGGATCGATGCAGGCGGCGAATAAGATTAATTTTGCCAGAGCAGCAGCCTGTTATGCCGTGGAACAGTTGCTGCCCCACGATCGGGTCAGTGTCACCATTTATGACGATCGGGTTGAAACCCTGGTGCCTAATAGTCTGGTTTTGCACAAAGCGCTGATTATGAAGCAGATCCGGCAAATTAAACCCAGAAATATGACAGCACTCCATGCTGGTTGGGTTGAAGGCGGGGTGCAGGTCAGCCAGCATCTGAAGCCAGAGCAGATGAATCGAATTATTCTCTTATCGGATGGTCTGGCGAATGTGGGGGAAACCAATCCGGATGTGATTGCCAGTGATGTCCGAGGGCTGGCACAGCGGGGGGTCAGCACTACCACCATGGGAGTGGGCAATGACTACAATGAAGACCTGCTGGAAGGCATGGCTGTCAGTGGGGATGGCAACTACTACTACATTGAATCGGCTGAGCAACTGCCGGATATTTTTGAGATTGAGTTGCAGGGGCTGGTGGCAACTGTGGGACGGGCCGTGACCCTGAGCGTGGAACCCCTGGGACGAGTCGAACTGCTGGATGTTTTGAACGATCTGGATGTGGACCGTCATGGCTACTTGAAATTACCTAACCTGCTTCTGGGCAATCCGTTCAATCTGGTGTTGCGGTTGAAGGTTCCTCCGCAGTCTGCTAGTTCCTCGATCGACCTCTGCGGATTTTCCCTCTCCTGGGACGATCCAGCGCTACCCGAACGGCAAATGTTGCGGGCGATGTTGCAACTTCCGGCAGTCAGTGCGGCTGAACTGGATGAGTTTCCGTTCAATCTGGAGGTGCGGCGATATACGGCGCTGCTGATGTCTGCCAGGGCTAAACGGGAAGCTGTCCAGAGATTGGATGAAGGTAACTATGGAGCAGTCAGTGATCTTTTTGTCGCTACCCGATCGCAACTGTCTGAGGTGCCTTCTTCACCAGAGATTGAGCAGGAACTGCAATCCCTGGATGCCCTAGAAGCAGACTTACAAGCACAGGACTATGGGAGACTGCGTAAAAGTTCTCACTACGAAGCCATGTCACGCGGCTCGGTCTCTAGTGAAGAACAATTGCAACACTACTACGCACAAAAGCTGGGAGCGATTGACAAGAAACAGAAGGATCTGAATCACCGAATTTTAGTGGTTCAGGGAGACATTATCTATCAGCAAGTGGATGCGATCGTTAACACCACTGATGCCAATCTCACCGGCACAGGCAATGAGGTTGCAGCGGCAATTCACCGGGCTGCGGGTCCGGCTCTGGAGGAAGCCTGCCGTCTTCTCAAGGGCTGCAAGATTGGGGAAGCTAAATTGACCAAAGGGTATAACCTGCCTGTTCACCATATTCTGCACACTGTTGCTCCCCTATGGCAGGGGGGAGGGCAGGGAGAAGAAAAGTTACTGGCTCAATGCTATCGGAGTTGCCTGGAGCTGGCGGCCCAGAACAACTGCCAGTCGATCGCCTTCCCTGCGATCGGCTGCGGAGCCTTGGGTTTCCCGGCTGAGATCGCGACTCAAGTGGCTTTTGCCGTCGTCACTGACTTCCTCAAAACCCATTCGCTCCCTGACAGAGTCGTTTTTGTCTGTTTCGACTCAGGGATCTATGCCAGTTATCTGGCTCGATCCTGA